In Daphnia pulex isolate KAP4 chromosome 7, ASM2113471v1, one genomic interval encodes:
- the LOC124198437 gene encoding beta-1,3-galactosyltransferase 5-like — protein sequence MVPVYSRSALSLLLIIACGTYLIYFTHQTSHWTELQISNRTKQMEKQLLTIRTNSPEHITNISLIEKQIAETNLTIDREFFDYLANHLRDTPYPGVDNYTRYTVARLGLAPLVGVEPLIPEFGPVINDVLSFTFPISIPPCQDHFIANQTIVLLVNSAPGNFDRRKIIRQTWKNHLKAPHIEADLIGIAGFAFVLALTDNNVTQNQIEEEANTHGDIIQIGISDFYRNLSLKVAGLFYWLYKYCAKVDFVAKLDDDVYVNVRNLAHFVQTYRQSNRSMFGSAAGNLWPARDGKWNMTFEDWPWNEYPPYFLGPAVLFPGSTILPLLAALQTTPMMPIDDVYYSGMCTEKAGVGLRFSSNSTR from the exons ATGGTTCCCGTCTATTCTAGATCTGCATTGTCGCTACTCCTCATCATCGCTTGTGGCACCTATTTGATTTACTTCACTCACCAGACCTCCCATTGG ACCGaactacaaatttcaaacagaacgaaacaaatggaaaaacaattgCTGACGATACGAACTAATTCTCCGGAGCACATCACCAACATTTCACTaatcgaaaaacaaattgcagaAACGAATTTGACTATCGATCGCGAGTTTTTCGATTACCTGGCCAATCATTTACGCGACACTCCTTATCCCGGAGTGGACAACTACACCCGCTACACCGTGGCTCGATTGGGATTGGCTCCTTTGGTTGGTGTGGAGCCGCTGATTCCCGAATTTGGTCCCGTCATCAACGACGTCCTCTCATTCACATTTCCCATCTCCATTCCACCGTGTCAGGATCACTTTATCGCCAATCAAACTATTGTCTTACTTGTGAATTCAGCCCCAGGTAATTTCGACAGGCGTAAAATCATTCGACAGACGTggaaaaatcatttaaaagcCCCGCACATTGAAGCGGATCTAATTGGAATTGCTGGATTCGCTTTCGTTTTGGCTCTGACGGACAACAACGTGACGCAAAAccaaattgaagaagaagccaacaCTCACGGGGATATTATTCAAATCggaatttcagatttttaccGAAATTTGTCCCTCAAAGTGGCCGGTCTGTTCTACTGGCTGTACAAATACTGCGCCAAAGTGGATTTCGTTGCCAAATTGGACGACGATGTCTACGTCAACGTGCGCAATTTAGCCCATTTCGTTCAAACTTACCGCCAATCCAATCGAAGTATGTTTGGCTCGGCAGCTGGAAACTTGTGGCCAGCTCGAG ATGGTAAATGGAACATGACTTTTGAAGATTGGCCGTGGAATGAATATCCTCCGTATTTCCTGGGACCGGCTGTGCTGTTTCCCGGCAGCACCATTCTCCCGCTATTGGCAGCTCTGCAAACGACGCCCATGATGCCCATAGACGACGTTTACTACTCCGGAATGTGCACGGAAAAAGCTGGAGTCGGGCTCCGCTTTTCTTCCAATTCAACCAGGTGA
- the LOC124198438 gene encoding WSC domain-containing protein 1-like, translated as MMQAFRCQDFYVTALTTGLFLISFHYSIKAGIKSTISHKDSDSITDKQVQLNHQPEWAKANYPWIGDPYCQHLPVLFAKNKSRRKWALTSFPGSGVTWIRQLIEGATGIYTGTVYGATEPPIVATGGHHGNEADFNCGCTILIKDHDGTEVDNLPAYLEEISNTSMNAVRREEYEKRAILLLRNPIDALFTFGHYIMAGDDQKGTVSPMTFKGPAWNHYVNYVTYAWADHAIRWIQNIQNGTVIFYELLLKDTEAELNRLLRAVNLTDPVDPERMRCTLKHKDRSDRKRSKKPTIPLTPGQYSKLVASIERVQDSLRQKGWPLLPLRLYNLKKQ; from the exons ATGATGCAGGCATTCCGATGTCAAGATTTCTACGTCACCGCTCTGACGACGggattgtttttaatttcatttcactATTCGATTAAAGCCGGAATTAAATCGACAATTTCACACAAGGACAGTGACAGCATCACAGACAAGCAAGTTCAATTAAATCACCAGCCTGAATGGGCTAAAGCGAATTATCCTTGGATTGGCGATCCCTACTGTCAACATTTACCCGTTCTA TTTGCCAAAAATAAGAGCCGTCGGAAATGGGCGTTAACTTCTTTCCCCGGAAGTGGAGTGACGTGGATTCGTCAGCTCATTGAAGGTGCAACGGG AATATACACGGGGACCGTCTACGGAGCCACGGAGCCTCCGATCGTGGCAACAG GAGGACACCACGGTAATGAAGCGGATTTCAATTGCGGCTGCACGATCCTCATTAAAGACCACGACGGCACCGAGGTGGATAACCTCCCCGCATACCTTGAAGAAATCAGCAACACTTCG ATGAATGCGGTGCGGAGAGAAGAGTACGAAAAGCGAGCGATCCTTCTCCTCCGCAATCCCATTGACGCTTTGTTCACGTTCGGTCACTACATAATGGCCGGAGATGATCAAAAGGGGACGGTGTCGCCAATGACTTTCAAGGGTCCTGCCTGGAACCATTACGTCAATTACGTGACGTACGCCTGGGCGGATCACGCCATACGTTGGATACAAAACATTCAAAACGGGACCGTCATCTTCTACGAACTGCTCCTGAAAGACACCGAGGCCGAACTGAATCGGCTCTTGCGGGCCGTCAACTTGACCGATCCTGTCGATCCTGAACGGATGCGCTGCACCCTCAAACATAAGGATCGCTCCGACCGCAAACGTTCCAAAAAGCCAac GATCCCGCTGACTCCTGGGCAATATTCCAAGTTGGTGGCGTCCATCGAAAGAGTCCAGGACAGTCTCCGCCAAAAAGGATGGCCGTTACTGCCCCTGCGCCTTTACAACCTGAAAAAACAGTAG
- the LOC124196581 gene encoding uncharacterized protein LOC124196581 — protein sequence MIKPAKLFNARNLFLGFALFALAFLIFFWQFVGLSPPQNVSSVNSIKTETVQPSTVIDAVTEVIQQTTTEKITSQRNCNRTFNAVAVGNNSTTSSGLLTPGPFRWCSADSSARGAHQKVISYSLFGTGQKENVSVSDRFVKLLRNISVTAEKSYPGWIVRIYHNFRNQSENPDEKSVFNQLSELRCQFHHVDLCSLTEMIASLTVSSLTPIDPDLLRGLNGRMFRYLVMLDPNVDLFISRDIDSVIWQREVDAVNQWLKSNFTFHLMRDHKFHSATILAGMWGVKLDQRRDLVQGLTRAMILAGQNQQKSTDQDLLDTILWPSAQYDVMAHDSYHCRNGKLNNKSPIKVLPFPTRRNCSCYVGGIGGTLKPEKCPEACRPPDHKDWEYC from the exons ATGATCAAACCTGCCAAGTTATTCAACGcccgaaatttatttttaggatttGCCCTTTTCGCGTTggcttttttgattttcttttggcaaTTTGTTGGACTATCACCACCTCAGAATGTGTCATCTGtgaattcaattaaaactGAAACCGTCCAGCCGTCAACGGTCATCGATGCAGTGACGGAAGTGATCCAGCAAACAACGACAGAGAAAATCACGTCACAGCGCAATTGCAACCGGACGTTCAATGCTGTGGCTGTTGGCAATAATTCAACAACTTCGTCAGGGTTGCTGACACCCGGGCCATTCCGGTGGTGCAGTGCGGATTCATCGGCACGCGGAGCCCACCAGAAAGTCATCAGTTATTCCTTGTTCGGCACTGGCCAGAAGGAAAACGTTTCCGTGTCGGATCGTTTCGTCAAATTGTTGAGAAACATTTCAGTGACAGCGGAGAAATCCTACCCGGGCTGGATTGTCCGCATTTACCACAATTTCCGCAATCAAAGTGAAAACCCAGATGAAAAGTCCGTTTTCAACCAGCTGTCTGAACTGAGATGCCAATTCCATCACGTCGACTTGTGCAGTCTAACGGAGATGATTGCCAGTCTCACAGTCTCGTCGCTGACACCCATCGATCCCGATCTCCTGCGAGGCCTCAACGGCCGAATGTTCCGCTATTTAGTCATGCTCGATCCCAACGTGGACTTGTTTATTTCCAGGGATATCGACAGCGTCATCTGGCAGCGGGAAGTCGACGCTGTTAACCAGTGGCTCAAGTCCAACTTCACTTTCCATCTGATGAGGGACCACAAATTCCACAGTGCCACCATTTTGGCAG GAATGTGGGGAGTGAAACTTGACCAACGCCGAGATCTCGTCCAAGGATTGACGAGAGCCATGATATTGGCCGGCCAAAACCAACAGAAAAGCACCGATCAAGATTTGCTGGACACGATCCTCTGGCCTTCAGCTCAATACGACGTG ATGGCTCACGACAGCTACCACTGTCGAAACGGTAAACTCAACAACAAGTCGCCCATCAAAGTGTTGCCGTTCCCCACTAGACGCAACTGCAGTTGCTATGTGGGCGGAATCGGTGGTACACTCAAACCTGAAAAATGTCCGGAAGCATGTCGACCGCCAGATCACAAGGACTGGGAATACTGTTAA
- the LOC124198439 gene encoding WSC domain-containing protein 1-like yields MLALQCQHFYFWCVLLFGLSLTMVMTFRSTNINSISVVVDSGQNQTSNHNQTTTSQPSSKQLVDRQVSYPWIGDPTCQHFPVQFAKNKSRPKWALTSFPGSGVTWTRQLIEGATGIYTGTVYGPDEPNILDGNHHGNQADTDCGCTILIKDHGYPETYPFVGTAGPYENRGILLIRNPFDALFTFVHFLWSGNDQKGIVSPDLLTGPEWEDHFQYVSKEWAEHAIRWIHNIRNGTVIFYELLLQDTETELNRLLRAINFSIDPVDPERMRCTLKHKNRSDRKRSVKPRIPLTPGQYSQMLGSIKRVQDSLRQKGWPLLPLHLYNLHNGESLGRLKI; encoded by the exons ATGCTGGCGCTCCAGTGtcaacatttttacttttggtgCGTTTTGCTGTTTGGTCTTTCGCTGACGATGGTGATGACATTCCGCTCGACCAACATCAACTCGAtcagcgtcgtcgtcgattcAGGACAAAATCAAACTTCAAAtcacaatcaaacaacaacgtCACAACCCAGCAGCAAACAGTTGGTCGACAGACAAGTGAGTTATCCTTGGATTGGCGATCCGACATGCCAACATTTTCCCGTCCAG TTTGCCAAGAATAAAAGCCGTCCGAAATGGGCGTTAACTTCATTCCCCGGAAGTGGAGTGACGTGGACTCGTCAGCTCATCGAAGGTGCAACGGG GATATACACGGGGACCGTCTACGGACCCGACGAACCCAACATTTTAGACG gGAATCACCATGGCAACCAAGCAGACACAGATTGTGGTTGCACGATCCTGATTAAAGATCACGGATACCCGGAGACTTATCCATTCGTGGGGACGGCGGGACCCTACGAAAACCGTGGGATCCTCCTCATCCGGAATCCATTCGACGCTTTGTTCACCTTTGTCCACTTCCTGTGGAGTGGCAACGATCAAAAAGGAATCGTTTCGCCAGATCTTTTGACTGGCCCAGAGTGGGAGGATCACTTTCAATACGTGTCCAAAGAATGGGCGGAGCATGCGATCCGCTGGATTCACAACATCCGAAACGGGACCGTCATCTTCTACGAACTGCTCCTGCAAGACACCGAGACCGAACTGAATCGGCTTTTACGGGccatcaatttttcaatcgatcCTGTCGATCCTGAGCGGATGCGCTGCACCCTCAAACACAAGAATCGCTCCGACCGCAAGCGCTCCGTGAAACCCAG GATCCCGCTGACTCCTGGGCAATACTCCCAGATGCTGGGGTCCATCAAACGAGTCCAGGATAGTCTCCGCCAAAAGGGATGGCCGCTGCTACCCCTTCATCTCTACAACCTGCACAATGGCGAGTCACTGGGCCgtctaaaaatttga